From the Quercus lobata isolate SW786 chromosome 6, ValleyOak3.0 Primary Assembly, whole genome shotgun sequence genome, one window contains:
- the LOC115994625 gene encoding glutamyl-tRNA(Gln) amidotransferase subunit B, chloroplastic/mitochondrial, translating to MMASTIFRSIQNHPLLLYPTALFRRKNGVFYCTMKSTEAQTATQEKQKPQIKNPPRTQTKTSDKFSKDYEAVIGIETHVQLNTLTKAFCGCPYNYGSPPNTSVCPICMGLPGALPVLNSKVIELAVKVGLALNSKLSLNSKFDRKQYFYPDLPKGYQISQFDVPIASGGYIDLDLPVEFGGGHRRFGITRVHMEEDAGKLLHSENESYSQVDLNRAGVPLLEIVSEPDMRTGIEAAEYAAELQRLVRYLGVSNGNMQEGSLRCDVNVSIRPIGQAQFGTKVEIKNLNSFSSVSRAIDFEISRQVLLHSQGQGDQITQETRLWEEGAQKTVTMRKKEGLADYRYFPEPDLPGVILTKEYVNSIRDSLPELPEVKRRRYEKMGLSMQDVLFLANDVNVAEFFDATIAKGADVKLAANWIMGDIAAYIKNEKLTINEIKLIPQELAELIASIKGGTISGKIGKEILFELLAKGGTVKGLIKEKDLVQIVDPMEIEKIVDKVLSENPKQLEQYRGGKTKLQGYFAGQVMKLSKGKANPGLLNKILLEKLNAQS from the exons ATGATGGCTTCTACCATTTTTAGAAGCATTCAAAACCACCCTTTGTTGCTGTACCCAACTGCATTGTTTAGAAGAAAGAATGGCGTTTTTTATTGCACTATGAAAAGCACAGAAGCCCAAACTGCCACTCAAGAAAAGCAAAAGccccaaataaaaaatccacCTCGTACCCAGACCAAAACAAGTGATAAATTCTCAAAAGATTATGAAGCAGTCATTGGTATAGAAACCCATGTCCAGCTCAACACCCTTACCAAAGCCTTCTGTGGTTGTCCTTACAATTATGGGTCTCCACCAAACACCAGTGTCTGCCCCATTTGCATGGGTTTGCCTGGTGCTTTGCCGGTTTTGAACTCAAAGGTCATTGAATTAGCGGTGAAAGTGGGTCTTGCACTGAATAGCAAGTTGTCTCTAAACTCAAAGTTTGATAGGAAACAGTACTTTTACCCTGACCTTCCAAAAGGCTACCAAATATCTCAGTTTGATGTTCCAATTGCAAGTGGTGGTTACATTGATTTGGATCTTCCTGTGGAATTTGGCGGGGGACATAGGAGGTTTGGCATTACAAGGGTTCACATGGAGGAAGATGCAGGCAAGCTGCTTCATTCAGAAAATGAAAGTTATTCACAG GTTGATTTAAATAGAGCAGGGGTGCCTTTACTTGAGATTGTTTCTGAACCAGATATGAGAACTGGTATTGAGGCTGCAGAATATGCAGCTGAATTGCAGAGGTTAGTTCGGTATTTGGGAGTGAGTAATGGCAATATGCAAGAAGGTTCACTTCGTTGTGATGTGAATGTCTCAATTCGACCAATTGGGCAAGCACAGTTTGGGACAAAG GTTGagataaaaaatttgaactcttTTTCATCAGTTAGCCGGGccattgattttgaaatttcaaggcAGGTGCTTCTTCACAGCCAAGGCCAGGGTGATCAAATTACACAGGAAACTCGTCTCTGGGAAGAAGGCGCTCAG AAAACAGTTACAATGAGGAAAAAGGAAGGGCTTGCTGATTATCGATATTTCCCAGAACCAGACCTTCCAGGAGTTATCCTTACTAAAGAATATGTCAATAGTATCCGTGATTCATTGCCAGAACTTCCAGAAGTGAAGCGTCGGAGGTATGAGAAGATGGGCCTGAGCATGCAGGATGTTCTTTTCCTTGCAAATGACGTTAAT GTTGCAGAATTTTTTGATGCAACTATTGCAAAGGGAGCTGATGTGAAGCTGGCTGCCAATTGGATAATGGGTGACATTGCTGCTtacattaaaaatgaaaagttgaCCATAAATGAGATAAAGTTAATCCCCCAGGAGCTAGCTGAGTTGATAGCTTCAATAAAAGGTGGGACCATCAGTGGGAAAATTGGGAAAGAG ATACTGTTTGAACTACTGGCCAAAGGTGGAACTGTCAAGGgactaataaaagaaaaggatttggttcag ATAGTAGATCCTATGGAGATTGAGAAAATAGTAGATAAAGTGCTTTCAGAGAACCCAAAGCAGCTGGAGCAATATCGTGGGGGCAAAACTAAGCTACAAGGTTATTTTGCTGGCCAG GTAATGAAACTGTCAAAAGGTAAAGCAAATCCAGGGCTTCTAAACAAGAtccttttggagaaattaaatgCCCAAAGCTGA
- the LOC115949973 gene encoding UDP-glycosyltransferase 90A1-like, with translation MSSSICGDIDAQPHHVVLFPFMSKGHIIPILHLTRLLLHRRLAVTIFTTQANHAFLSESLNDTSASILDLPFSHNAPDIPAGIESTEKLPSISLFHSFANATKVMQTDFEQALQTLPHVSFMVSDGFLWWTLESASKFNIPRLVFNGMSYYSLSISRAVANDRLLFGAELDDELITVTPFPWIRVTRNDFEPPFTEPEPKGLKFEFTMKAITATKNSYGIIFNSFNELEPLFVDFFNRKYIPKAWSVGPLCLAEPPKVRNEAHNNYKPIWVQWLDKKLEQGNSVLYIAFGSQTQISPAQLKEIAIGLEESKVNFLWVIRKSESEISDDKFEERVKDRGILVREWVDQREILMHESVQGFLSQCGWNSVLESICAGVPILAWPMMAEQPLNARMVVEEIVGLRVETCNGSVRGFVKWEGLEKMVKELMEEEKGKEVRKKSKEVAQMAKKTMEEAGSSKCTLDLLVDEICGKKT, from the coding sequence ATGAGTTCTAGTATCTGTGGTGATATTGATGCACAACCACACCATGTGGTTCTCTTCCCCTTTATGTCCAAAGGTCACATCATACCAATCCTCCACCTTACACGCTTACTCCTCCATCGCCGCCTAGCTGTGACCATCTTCACCACCCAAGCCAATCATGCCTTCCTCTCTGAGTCCCTTAATGACACTTCAGCCTCCATTCTTGACCTCCCCTTCTCTCACAACGCGCCTGATATCCCTGCTGGAATCGAGAGCACTGAAAAACTGCCTTCAATCTCCCTATTCCATTCATTTGCTAACGCTACAAAGGTCATGCAAACTGACTTCGAACAAGCGCTCCAGACTCTTCCACATGTCAGCTTCATGGTATCTGATGGGTTCCTTTGGTGGACTCTAGAGTCTGCCTCCAAGTTCAACATCCCACGATTGGTGTTCAATGGTATGAGCTATTACTCTTTGTCAATCTCCAGAGCTGTGGCTAATGATAGGCTTCTCTTTGGAGCCGAGTTAGACGACGAGTTAATAACAGTCACTCCTTTTCCATGGATTAGAGTTACTAGAAATGACTTTGAGCCCCCATTTACTGAACCGGAGCCAAAGGGTCTGAAATTTGAGTTCACCATGAAAGCAATCACAGCAACAAAGAATAGCTATGGTATTATATTCAATAGCTTCAATGAGCTTGAACCtttgtttgttgatttttttaatcGTAAATATATACCCAAGGCTTGGTCTGTGGGACCTTTATGCCTAGCTGAACCACCAAAGGTTAGAAATGAAGCCCACAATAATTATAAGCCCATATGGGTTCAGTGGCTCGACAAGAAGCTTGAGCAAGGAAACTCAGTTCTGTATATAGCCTTTGGGTCTCAGACACAGATTTCACCTGCACAACTCAAAGAAATAGCAATTGGGTTGGAGGAATCCAAAGTGAATTTCTTGTGGGTGATAAGAAAAAGTGAGTCAGAGATTTCAGATGATAAGTTTGAAGAGAGAGTGAAAGATAGAGGAATTTTAGTGAGAGAATGGGTTGACCAAAGGGAGATTTTGATGCATGAGAGTGTGCAAGGGTTTTTAAGTCAGTGTGGATGGAATTCTGTGTTGGAGAGCATATGTGCTGGGGTTCCAATCCTTGCATGGCCTATGATGGCAGAGCAACCTTTGAATGCAAGAATGGTTGTGGAAGAGATAGTGGGACTGAGGGTTGAGACATGTAATGGGTCAGTGAGAGGGTTTGTGAAGTGGGAGGGGTTAGAGAAAATGGTGAAGGAGTTGATGGAAGAAGAGAAAGGTAAGGAGGTGAGGAAGAAGAGCAAAGAGGTGGCACAGATGGCCAAGAAAACTATGGAGGAGGCTGGATCGTCCAAGTGCACATTGGACTTGCTCGTTGATGAGATATGTGGCAAGAAGACATGA